One part of the Lycium ferocissimum isolate CSIRO_LF1 chromosome 8, AGI_CSIRO_Lferr_CH_V1, whole genome shotgun sequence genome encodes these proteins:
- the LOC132066706 gene encoding protein FEZ-like, which produces MEERNEKEKNMDEVMLPGFRFHPTDEELVGFYLRRKVQQKPISIELIKQLDIYKYDPWDLPKLAAVGEKEWYFYCPRDRKYRNSARPNRVTGAGFWKATGTDRPIYSSEGSKCIGLKKSLVFYKGRAAKGIKTDWMMHEFRLPSITDSTAPKRFLDKHIPPSDSWAICRIFKKANSNAHRALSHSWVSPPVPQNNTTSHDFLTNSHFTNSDEMPFTHKTSSPIQFNDLQNSSNNLASFSTLDLPLYKTLNSMSSYRPPQQISISNHDPITSYTFSSCAENMNNIDASSLLLNMSSSIFGDYSIALPENLEGGGVHETTTLKEANNVINMQHMEEQWGNVRSNIGLPLMNNFPLNMAADAWKTNLLWDSSPCPSSEMSTSFSSNKCYT; this is translated from the exons ATGGAAGAGAgaaatgagaaagaaaaaaatatggatGAAGTGATGCTTCCAGGGTTTAGGTTTCATCCAACTGATGAAGAGTTAGTAGGGTTTTATCTAAGGAGGAAAGTTCAGCAGAAACCAATCTCCATTGAACTTATCAAGCAACTTGACATCTATAAATATGATCCATGGGATCTACCAA AGTTGGCAGCAGTGGGAGAAAAAGAATGGTATTTCTACTGTCCAAGGgatagaaaatatagaaatagtGCAAGGCCAAATAGAGTAACTGGGGCTGGTTTTTGGAAAGCAACAGGTACTGACAGGCCAATATATTCATCTGAAGGATCAAAATGCATTGGGTTGAAGAAATCACTAGTTTTCTACAAAGGTAGAGCTGCAAAAGGTATTAAAACTGACTGGATGATGCATGAGTTTCGATTGCCTTCCATCACTGACTCCACTgcaccaaagagattcttggacAAACATATTCCTCCTAGT GACTCATGGGCAATATGcaggattttcaagaaagctAACTCCAATGCACATAGAGCTCTTTCTCACTCTTGGGTATCACCACCAGTACCTCAAAATAACACTACATCTCATGATTTTCTAACAAACAGCCACTTCACTAATTCAGATGAAATGCCATTTACACACAAAACAAGTTCACCTATCCAATTTAATGATTTACAAAATTCATCCAACAATTTGGCTAGCTTCTCCACATTAGATCTTCCTCTTTACAAAACCCTCAACTCAATGTCTAGTTATAGACCCCCTCAACAAATTTCAATCTCAAACCATGACCCCATTACAAGTTATACATTTTCTTCATGTGCTGAAAATATGAACAATATTGATGCTTCTTCATTGCTCTTAAACATGTCATCTTCTATATTTGGAGATTATTCGATAGCATTACCGGAGAATTTGGAAGGTGGTGGTGTTCATGAGACAACAACCTTAAAGGAAGCTAATAATGTGATCAACATGCAACATATGGAGGAACAATGGGGAAATGTTAGATCTAATATTGGACTTCCTTTGATGAATAATTTTCCATTGAATATGGCTGCTGATGCATGGAAGACAAATTTgctttgggattcttctccTTGTCCTAGTAGTGAAATGTCTACAAGTTTTTCTAGTAACAAGTGCTACACTTGA
- the LOC132067515 gene encoding large ribosomal subunit protein eL34-like, translated as MVQRLTYRKRHSYATKSNQHRVVKTPGGKLIYQTTKKRASGPKCPVTGKRIQGIPHLRPAEYRRSRLPRNRRTVNRAYGGVLSGSAVRERIIRAFLVEEQKIVKKVLKIQKAKEKLSAKA; from the exons ATGGTGCAACGGCTAACATACCGTAAAAGGCACAGTTATGCCACCAAATCCAACCAACATAGGGTTGTCAAAACCCCAG gTGGGAAGCTGATTTACCAGACTACAAAGAAGAGGGCTAGTGGACCTAAGTGCCCTGTTACTGGAAAAAGAATTCAAGGg atTCCTCACTTGAGACCTGCTGAATACAGGAGGTCCAGATTACCTAGAAACAGAAGAACTGTGAACCGTGCTTATGGTGGTGTCTTGTCAGGCAGTGCTGTACGTGAAAG gatcataagagccttttTGGTTGAAGAACAAAAGATTGTGAAGAAGGTTTTGAAGATCCAGAAAGCCAAGGAAAAGCTATCAGCCAAGGCCTAA
- the LOC132066707 gene encoding glutathione S-transferase U10-like, whose translation MEKESEVFLLGSWFSSYCTRVRLALEIKGIQYEYIEQDLTNKSQELLKYNPVHKKVPVLVHKGKPIVESIVILEYIDDCWKTAPKLLPEEPSERAKVRFWINYYDQKVGPSTKVVLVCNGKERDKAIEESNELLKVLEEGIARDIPNRSPFLNGENPGILDVVIGSSACNVEAFNEAIGGVDLSLEKYPCLFELVTVLKNSPIMKKSLPPHIDLVAKIREKFNLNQDA comes from the exons AtggagaaagaaagtgaagtatTTTTACTTGGCTCCTGGTTCAGCTCCTACTGTACAAGAGTTAGGCTTGCACTTGAAATCAAAGGCATTCAATATGAGTACATAGAGCAAGATCTAACAAACAAGAGTCAAGAACTTCTCAAATACAATCCAGTGCATAAGAAAGTGCCTGTTCTTGTGCACAAAGGGAAACCTATTGTTGAATCAATTGTTATTCTTGAATACATAGATGATTGCTGGAAAACTGCACCCAAGTTGCTCCCTGAGGAGCCTTCTGAGAGAGCCAAAGTTCGCTTCTGGATAAACTATTATGACCAAAAG GTTGGACCAAGCACAAAAGTTGTCCTCGTGTGTAACGGGAAGGAAAGAGACAAGGCTATAGAAGAATCAAATGAGCTACTAAAGGTGCTAGAAGAGGGGATTGCAAGAGATATTCCAAACAGATCACCTTTTCTGAATGGTGAGAATCCAGGGATTCTTGATGTTGTAATAGGTTCAAGTGCTTGCAATGTTGAAGCCTTCAATGAAGCTATTGGAGGAGTGGATCTTAGTCTGGAAAAATACCCATGCCTTTTTGAACTGGTTACTGTTCTGAAAAACTCTCCTATAATGAAGAAATCCCTTCCACCCCACATTGATCTTGTCGCTAAGATAAGGGAGAAGTTTAATTTAAACCAGGATGCTTGA